In Chitinivibrionales bacterium, the following proteins share a genomic window:
- a CDS encoding polysaccharide deacetylase family protein, with the protein MRNEQGRRTRENLPFLIQLFKERQVPITWATVGHLFLERCSRSSSGLAHADMPRPPKNGRCKGDWYIQDPCSNVGQAPYWYCPDLITQIIRSGVNHEIGTHTFSHIDFSTGFSNRELVAAELDECIKVMKPFGMRPTSLVFPHGNLGYSYLDILAEKNITAVRHRDRNVFLSYPVRTKEGVYKIFESLNTRRARYYDYFEKVRIFLEQAFKTSAVLHLWFHPSDPHEIFADEFKRIIEYAADVRRERGLWIATMADIASYCEARERLHLDIRRDDGVTKIYFKSTLDRARYGEPDVTLAIHDHPLPQKASCEVAGKSFPLTVGSVGARGEDSCFSLTVPEKTSFIELTV; encoded by the coding sequence GTGCGGAACGAACAAGGAAGAAGGACCAGGGAAAACCTGCCGTTTCTCATCCAATTGTTCAAAGAGCGCCAGGTGCCGATTACATGGGCGACGGTGGGGCATTTATTTTTGGAGCGATGCAGTCGTTCCTCAAGCGGCCTCGCCCATGCCGATATGCCTCGTCCTCCTAAAAACGGCCGCTGCAAAGGCGACTGGTATATTCAGGATCCCTGCAGCAATGTCGGCCAGGCCCCCTACTGGTATTGTCCTGATCTGATAACGCAAATCATCCGCAGCGGTGTAAATCATGAAATCGGCACCCATACCTTCAGTCATATTGATTTTTCCACTGGATTTTCGAACAGGGAATTGGTGGCGGCCGAACTCGACGAATGCATAAAAGTAATGAAACCCTTTGGCATGAGGCCGACATCGCTCGTCTTCCCGCACGGGAATCTCGGCTATTCATACCTGGATATTCTTGCGGAAAAAAATATTACCGCGGTGCGCCATCGCGACCGGAATGTTTTTCTCTCGTATCCGGTGCGAACGAAGGAGGGTGTTTATAAAATATTCGAGTCCCTCAACACGCGAAGGGCCCGTTATTATGATTATTTCGAAAAAGTGAGAATATTTCTTGAACAAGCGTTTAAGACCTCAGCGGTCCTTCATTTATGGTTCCATCCCTCGGATCCGCATGAAATCTTCGCCGATGAATTTAAAAGAATAATCGAATATGCCGCCGATGTCCGCCGTGAAAGGGGGCTCTGGATTGCAACGATGGCGGACATCGCGTCGTATTGCGAGGCGAGAGAACGCCTGCATCTTGATATACGCCGGGATGACGGTGTTACGAAAATATATTTCAAGAGCACCCTCGACCGCGCTCGGTACGGCGAGCCCGACGTTACCCTTGCCATCCATGATCATCCCCTGCCGCAAAAAGCCTCCTGCGAGGTTGCCGGAAAATCATTCCCCTTAACCGTTGGATCGGTTGGCGCGCGCGGGGAAGACTCGTGCTTCTCGTTAACCGTGCCTGAAAAAACTTCTTTTATCGAGTTGACGGTGTGA
- a CDS encoding exosortase/archaeosortase family protein → MQRITAFFVLCAFTLALYFIPLKALVQLAFQNDAYSYILLTPFISAFFVFQMRKTLVPDVRYSMARGSILIGFAVVTRFLPFLPGLGFLADPPGTWMTASMIIFFVGGCVALFGGRVVLQARFPLVLLVVFGIPLPDALRAACVAALQWGSAAVADIILKISGVAYARDGLCFYFSSISIIIADECSGIRSSSALIITSVVGARLFLATRTGKIALVVASIPLAMVKNGIRVATLALLAEKVNPHFITNSNLHHHGGFIFFGIALVLLIACLLLIERVERTRMHARKSPGALQKSGARREAAQGPEPPSP, encoded by the coding sequence ATGCAACGCATTACCGCATTTTTCGTCCTGTGCGCTTTTACCCTTGCGCTCTATTTTATTCCATTAAAAGCCCTCGTTCAACTTGCCTTCCAAAATGACGCCTATTCCTATATTCTTCTGACGCCGTTCATCAGCGCTTTTTTTGTGTTCCAGATGCGAAAAACCCTGGTCCCCGATGTACGCTATTCGATGGCACGCGGAAGTATCTTAATTGGATTTGCCGTTGTCACCCGCTTTCTGCCTTTTCTGCCCGGCCTCGGATTTTTAGCGGATCCGCCTGGAACATGGATGACAGCTTCAATGATTATTTTTTTTGTCGGCGGTTGTGTCGCGCTTTTCGGCGGGCGCGTGGTGTTGCAGGCGAGGTTTCCTCTCGTGTTGCTCGTGGTGTTCGGCATCCCTCTTCCCGATGCGTTGCGCGCCGCATGCGTGGCCGCCCTCCAATGGGGAAGTGCGGCGGTTGCCGACATTATCTTGAAAATCTCGGGTGTGGCATATGCGCGCGACGGACTTTGTTTTTATTTTTCCTCCATCAGCATCATCATCGCAGACGAGTGCAGCGGAATACGGTCCAGCTCGGCGCTCATTATCACGAGCGTTGTCGGCGCCAGGCTTTTTCTCGCCACGCGGACCGGCAAGATTGCTCTTGTCGTTGCCAGCATCCCCCTCGCAATGGTTAAAAACGGCATCCGAGTGGCCACGCTTGCGCTTTTGGCCGAAAAGGTCAATCCTCATTTTATCACCAACAGCAACCTTCATCATCACGGAGGGTTCATATTTTTCGGCATCGCTTTGGTGCTTCTCATCGCCTGCCTGCTGCTCATCGAACGTGTGGAGCGGACGAGAATGCACGCCCGAAAGAGTCCAGGCGCACTGCAAAAAAGTGGGGCCCGCCGCGAGGCTGCCCAAGGGCCGGAGCCGCCGTCACCGTGA
- a CDS encoding class I SAM-dependent methyltransferase: MRSSIPSSEHRTVEQLKEHYEVEKELSSRLRNASKEERRHLYQSQYDELYKRIKHHPSLMRKNSPDDMKKAVHSQMLFLKNFLHPQTVFMEIGAGNCGLSFTVAKLVKKVFGIEVSTVITECADKPENFELILYNGTDIPLPENSVSLAYSHQVMEHLHPDDAYEQLQNIYRVLLPGGSYVCITVNRLNGPHDISRYFDTEATGFHLKEYTVTELANLFKKIGFAKTTAYVGSHGLYVKIPLTLIRVFEFVLEVFPYSLRKFMASNKVFKALLAVRLTGTK; encoded by the coding sequence ATGCGATCAAGCATTCCCTCAAGTGAACATCGAACAGTCGAACAACTAAAAGAACATTATGAAGTTGAAAAAGAATTGTCATCACGTCTGCGAAACGCTTCCAAAGAGGAGCGCAGGCATTTGTACCAAAGCCAGTATGATGAATTATATAAAAGAATTAAACATCATCCTTCCCTGATGCGGAAAAATTCCCCTGACGATATGAAGAAGGCGGTTCATTCACAAATGCTATTTTTAAAAAACTTCCTGCATCCTCAAACTGTATTTATGGAAATCGGCGCAGGAAACTGCGGTTTGTCTTTTACCGTTGCTAAACTGGTAAAAAAGGTATTCGGCATCGAGGTATCAACGGTGATCACCGAATGTGCGGATAAGCCGGAGAACTTCGAATTAATCCTGTACAACGGAACCGATATCCCCCTCCCTGAAAACAGCGTCTCTCTCGCTTACAGCCACCAAGTAATGGAACATCTGCATCCTGATGACGCCTATGAACAACTCCAAAATATCTATAGAGTTTTATTACCGGGAGGTTCCTATGTCTGTATAACGGTGAACAGGCTTAACGGCCCTCATGATATTTCAAGATATTTCGACACGGAAGCAACCGGTTTTCATCTTAAAGAATACACTGTCACGGAGCTTGCGAATCTGTTTAAAAAGATCGGCTTCGCCAAAACAACCGCGTATGTCGGGTCCCACGGATTATATGTAAAAATCCCCCTGACCTTGATCCGCGTTTTTGAATTCGTCTTGGAAGTGTTTCCCTATTCCCTCCGGAAATTTATGGCGAGCAACAAGGTTTTTAAAGCGCTGCTTGCCGTTCGATTAACAGGCACAAAATAA
- a CDS encoding sugar transferase, producing MEPIKAALLAKRCMDVVGGLLGLLILSPLFLAVSIAIRLTSPGPVFFIQKRVGQGGKLFTFIKFRSMRVQHDCSIHREFVKNFIQNNGTCKAGEFKMKDDPRITPVGRFLRKTSIDELPQLFNVLKGDMSLVGPRPAIPYEIDEYETWHKRRVCEVKPGITGYWQVKGRSSTSFENMVRMDIQYISQWSLLWDIIILLQTPFALFKGAY from the coding sequence ATCGAACCAATAAAAGCCGCGCTGCTGGCAAAACGCTGCATGGACGTTGTGGGCGGCCTTTTGGGACTTCTCATTTTATCTCCCTTGTTTCTTGCCGTTTCGATAGCCATCCGGCTCACCTCGCCGGGTCCTGTTTTCTTCATCCAGAAACGGGTCGGTCAGGGAGGCAAACTTTTCACGTTCATTAAATTCAGGTCCATGCGCGTTCAGCATGACTGCTCCATCCACAGGGAATTCGTAAAGAATTTCATACAAAACAACGGCACGTGCAAGGCCGGCGAATTTAAAATGAAAGATGATCCCCGCATAACCCCCGTCGGCAGGTTCCTCAGAAAAACAAGCATCGACGAGCTGCCGCAGCTTTTCAACGTGCTGAAGGGCGATATGTCCCTCGTGGGGCCGAGGCCCGCCATCCCTTACGAGATTGACGAATACGAAACATGGCACAAGCGCCGCGTCTGCGAGGTAAAGCCGGGCATCACCGGATACTGGCAGGTGAAGGGGCGCAGCTCTACTTCCTTTGAGAATATGGTACGGATGGATATTCAATATATCTCGCAATGGTCTCTTCTGTGGGACATCATCATTCTCCTTCAGACGCCGTTTGCGTTATTTAAAGGCGCATACTGA
- a CDS encoding polysaccharide deacetylase family protein — translation MKKLIFFIIRISLIPFLIRELWQRKRVTIILYHDISPVLFERHIRQLTKKYSIIKLSDFVSSVKDGAEGALPHKSLIITFDDGHQGNFLLLDVLKKYGIPITIFLCSGIAGTNRHFWFKSLPPDTVQKLKRKPDETRVSALRAMGFDDAQEHSHRQALTKQEIYLLRDCGTNFQSHTIFHPILPQCGDQKARDEIALSKRMLENEFGFSVFAFSYPNGDYSIRDVQYACEAGYECALTIDPGYNTHGTDRFMLKRICLTDHEDINELMVRTSGVWDLLKSLLKIFIPQRIN, via the coding sequence ATGAAAAAATTGATTTTTTTTATAATCCGGATTTCATTGATTCCTTTTTTAATCCGTGAATTGTGGCAGCGAAAGAGGGTAACGATCATACTGTATCACGACATTTCTCCGGTCCTGTTTGAACGGCATATACGTCAATTAACAAAAAAATATTCTATTATCAAATTGTCCGATTTCGTTTCTTCGGTGAAAGACGGCGCCGAAGGCGCGCTTCCCCATAAATCTTTAATAATCACTTTTGATGACGGACACCAGGGGAATTTTTTATTATTGGACGTACTTAAAAAGTATGGAATTCCCATCACCATTTTTTTGTGCAGCGGCATTGCGGGAACGAACCGCCATTTCTGGTTCAAGAGCCTGCCGCCTGATACGGTTCAAAAATTAAAGAGGAAGCCGGATGAAACAAGGGTATCTGCTTTGCGAGCAATGGGGTTCGATGATGCACAAGAACACTCGCATCGGCAGGCGCTGACAAAACAGGAAATTTATTTGTTAAGAGATTGCGGAACAAATTTCCAGTCCCATACAATCTTCCATCCGATACTTCCGCAATGCGGCGATCAAAAGGCGCGCGATGAAATCGCCCTTTCTAAACGGATGCTGGAAAATGAATTTGGCTTTTCTGTTTTTGCATTCTCGTATCCGAACGGAGATTATTCAATACGGGATGTCCAATATGCTTGTGAGGCGGGGTATGAATGCGCACTCACTATTGATCCGGGTTATAACACGCATGGAACAGACCGCTTTATGCTTAAAAGAATTTGCCTTACCGACCATGAGGATATCAATGAACTAATGGTAAGAACGAGCGGGGTATGGGACCTTTTAAAATCTCTATTAAAAATATTTATACCCCAACGGATTAATTGA
- a CDS encoding Gfo/Idh/MocA family oxidoreductase: protein MLRIGVLGYGYWGPNIVRNFNAAGGATVAAVCDKNQQTYATLAKTNPGIRCTSNPKEIIKAKDIDAVAIVTPVSTHYDLARQALLNGKHVFVEKPFTATVAHAETLVETAEKRKLTIMVDHTFLFTGAVRKIKSLIDEKVLGKIYYYDSTRVNLGLFQHDVNVVWDLAPHDFSIMNYVIKDRPVAVSACGKNHVSNFENIAYITVFFASDLIAHFNVNWLSPVKVRTTLIGGKKKMLVWNDVDPDEKIKVYDRGIEVKNRESIYNLLVNYRSGDMWAPNVGQTEALKLESNYFVECVTKRKTPCNDGVAGLQVVRLLTACDKSLKQNGKMIAL, encoded by the coding sequence ATGCTGAGAATCGGCGTTTTAGGATACGGCTATTGGGGACCGAACATCGTCCGCAACTTTAATGCAGCAGGCGGCGCAACCGTCGCTGCCGTATGCGATAAAAATCAGCAAACCTACGCGACCCTTGCCAAAACCAACCCCGGAATCCGCTGTACCTCCAATCCCAAGGAAATCATAAAGGCAAAGGACATCGATGCCGTCGCCATAGTGACTCCTGTTTCCACCCATTACGATCTTGCGCGGCAGGCCCTCCTCAACGGCAAGCACGTATTCGTGGAGAAACCCTTCACCGCCACGGTCGCCCATGCCGAGACGCTTGTCGAGACCGCGGAGAAACGAAAGCTCACCATTATGGTGGATCACACTTTTCTGTTCACCGGAGCGGTCCGCAAGATCAAATCGTTAATTGATGAAAAAGTATTGGGCAAGATATATTACTACGATTCGACACGCGTCAACCTCGGACTGTTTCAGCACGACGTCAACGTGGTCTGGGACCTTGCCCCGCATGATTTTTCGATCATGAATTACGTCATCAAAGATCGCCCGGTCGCGGTATCGGCGTGCGGTAAAAACCACGTAAGTAATTTTGAAAATATCGCCTACATCACGGTGTTTTTCGCCTCAGACCTTATCGCCCATTTCAATGTCAACTGGCTGTCGCCGGTCAAAGTCCGCACCACGCTCATTGGCGGAAAGAAAAAAATGCTGGTGTGGAACGATGTGGATCCAGACGAAAAAATCAAGGTTTATGACAGGGGCATCGAGGTCAAAAACCGCGAAAGCATCTATAATCTGCTTGTCAACTACCGGTCGGGCGACATGTGGGCGCCGAACGTCGGACAGACCGAGGCCTTGAAGCTGGAGAGCAACTATTTTGTGGAATGTGTGACAAAACGGAAAACGCCGTGCAACGACGGCGTCGCCGGCCTTCAGGTAGTGCGGCTCCTTACGGCGTGCGATAAATCCCTCAAGCAAAACGGAAAAATGATCGCGCTTTAG
- a CDS encoding tetratricopeptide repeat protein — MKSKSSLLLLPGILVCMVSGASADNAQSARDIYQQGLEKLNEHKRAEAYEYFNQACKKDPANPQYSWAAATSADNREDAFTHAEDAWAKGFKRPEALFFRTALSFHGNREEALSFALKAFADLPDSFRTAELRGDIFFRFEQFDSALAKWKPLNALTPSARLYRQIALAHSGKGDFEKARAVLTEARGKNMLDRTGMSALATLDAYSFDYAAVDSLFKFMQVLGLFNDTSRVEYADLLVAQERYGEAVKLLSGVHNTLLAKGAVDLAFRIRAVMYLIYYTENQPDGIRRIEAIIPRDFPFFNAEKAFAGALTGAARDSAGALPLMEVNRKALPACPAIDLIVARENGKRGNYEKSAAGLGSLPPIFSHSPRVLVERATAYADAGADSAALALIAVLHDRKWFTKQSLELFRDIMFRKNMADKGMAAQALLEKQFPRDPGVLYKKGMLALAAGKTDSAFGVFAALSKEYPENEGFEIAMLSTLLSQRKYDAVLAACGNSSVSPQALASFQARALHFGGNPREARAVYEKLLNRNKSRDLLAAYSSFLIETAQFGAAASVFKDLIAACKKDGGTRDKELGLLYNNLAWSYLKADSCPPAELLIAAKRAYALASDNPHVLDTYAEALLKTGRHDECIRLLKDHPLAVREPQLLFLLGTAFEKNNQKYEAGQSFASAVSAVRAGRQQVPVTFDTSEISERVKFLESSR; from the coding sequence ATGAAAAGCAAATCAAGTCTGCTCCTTCTCCCGGGAATTCTCGTCTGCATGGTTTCCGGCGCTTCGGCCGATAATGCGCAATCCGCCCGGGACATTTACCAACAAGGCCTCGAAAAGCTGAACGAACATAAACGCGCCGAAGCATATGAATATTTCAACCAGGCTTGTAAAAAAGACCCTGCGAACCCGCAGTACAGCTGGGCTGCTGCAACCAGCGCCGACAACCGGGAAGACGCTTTTACCCATGCTGAAGACGCCTGGGCAAAGGGATTCAAGCGGCCCGAAGCCCTGTTTTTCCGCACCGCCCTGTCGTTTCATGGAAACCGTGAGGAGGCGCTGTCGTTTGCCTTGAAAGCCTTTGCGGATCTGCCCGACTCCTTTCGCACCGCGGAGCTCCGGGGAGACATTTTTTTCAGATTTGAGCAATTCGATTCCGCGCTCGCAAAATGGAAACCGCTGAATGCCCTCACGCCGTCGGCCAGGTTGTACCGGCAGATCGCCCTCGCCCACAGCGGAAAAGGTGATTTTGAAAAAGCCCGCGCCGTCCTCACCGAGGCGCGCGGGAAAAACATGCTTGACAGGACAGGAATGAGCGCGCTCGCGACCCTTGATGCGTATTCCTTTGACTATGCGGCCGTTGATTCGCTGTTCAAGTTCATGCAGGTTCTGGGGCTTTTCAACGACACCTCCCGCGTGGAATACGCCGATCTGCTTGTGGCGCAGGAACGGTACGGCGAGGCCGTGAAATTGCTCAGCGGCGTCCACAATACCCTGCTTGCGAAAGGCGCCGTCGATCTGGCGTTCAGGATCCGTGCCGTGATGTACCTTATTTACTACACGGAAAACCAGCCTGACGGAATCAGGCGCATCGAGGCGATCATCCCGCGGGATTTCCCCTTCTTCAACGCGGAAAAAGCGTTTGCCGGCGCCTTGACCGGTGCGGCGCGCGATTCGGCTGGTGCGCTTCCGTTGATGGAGGTGAACCGGAAAGCGCTTCCTGCCTGCCCCGCCATCGACCTGATTGTGGCGCGTGAAAACGGAAAGCGCGGCAATTACGAGAAATCGGCCGCCGGCCTCGGTTCACTCCCGCCTATTTTCAGCCATTCCCCGCGCGTGCTGGTCGAGCGCGCGACGGCCTATGCCGACGCGGGCGCCGACAGCGCCGCACTCGCGCTGATAGCCGTTCTTCATGACCGCAAATGGTTCACCAAACAGTCCCTGGAATTGTTCAGGGACATCATGTTCAGGAAAAACATGGCCGATAAAGGCATGGCGGCCCAGGCGTTGCTGGAAAAACAGTTCCCCCGTGACCCGGGAGTGCTTTACAAAAAAGGAATGCTTGCGCTGGCCGCGGGAAAAACCGATTCCGCGTTCGGCGTTTTTGCCGCGCTTTCGAAAGAATATCCCGAGAATGAAGGTTTTGAAATCGCGATGCTGTCGACCCTGCTTTCGCAAAGAAAATACGACGCCGTGCTCGCGGCATGCGGTAATAGCAGCGTTTCGCCGCAGGCACTCGCTTCTTTCCAAGCGCGGGCGCTCCATTTCGGCGGCAATCCCCGAGAAGCCCGCGCCGTTTATGAAAAATTGCTGAATAGAAATAAATCGCGGGACCTTCTGGCCGCCTACAGCTCCTTCTTGATAGAGACAGCGCAATTCGGAGCAGCGGCGTCCGTTTTCAAGGACCTTATCGCGGCATGTAAAAAAGACGGGGGTACCCGTGACAAGGAATTGGGCCTTTTATATAATAACCTTGCATGGTCGTATTTAAAGGCCGATTCATGCCCGCCTGCTGAACTGCTCATCGCGGCAAAACGCGCCTATGCGCTGGCTTCGGACAATCCCCATGTTCTTGACACCTACGCAGAGGCGCTGTTGAAGACCGGCCGGCACGACGAGTGCATCCGGCTCCTCAAAGACCACCCGCTCGCCGTCAGGGAACCCCAGCTCCTTTTCCTTCTCGGCACCGCGTTCGAAAAGAACAATCAAAAGTATGAAGCAGGCCAGAGCTTTGCCTCCGCCGTTTCGGCGGTGCGTGCCGGCCGGCAGCAGGTGCCGGTGACGTTTGACACGTCGGAAATTTCCGAGCGTGTCAAGTTCCTTGAATCCTCACGGTGA
- a CDS encoding VanZ family protein, with protein sequence MNRDVRRTIRLQKSAAILLACTVFVMLAVGLNPRGYRLFNKVELAAGGKGMRFSQSGMVFSKEKWPFGRPEVSDSTFTVLMNLTPSRFCDCATARIISFCDTANNEKVAVGQYNHRFIILSNHNGIKKNLYCDSIFFLQNETTISITGNPRGTELCADGTRRKIVQGFIIDGRDILHPGRIVIGNSPDGTGSWEGTMKKIMIFRDAFLPEVVPGGKGCASTRRPEIPAYSETGIASYDFSLEKDFRVANLFGKGNGLFVPKFFTPLKLNILTLPDMEHVWAKGSLQDTAVNFFGFIPFGFILSLVLYLKKRDRIFATLLTTGIGFLFSLFIELAQVYIPTRSSQLSDLFLNTVGALAGAYIMGVIFKNRLQND encoded by the coding sequence ATGAATAGGGACGTCCGCCGCACCATACGACTGCAAAAGTCCGCTGCTATCCTATTAGCATGCACGGTCTTCGTCATGCTTGCGGTCGGGCTTAATCCCCGCGGCTACCGGCTCTTTAACAAAGTCGAATTGGCTGCCGGCGGAAAGGGGATGCGATTCAGTCAGTCGGGCATGGTATTCTCAAAAGAAAAGTGGCCGTTCGGCCGTCCGGAAGTCTCCGATTCCACGTTCACGGTTTTAATGAATCTTACGCCCTCGCGTTTCTGTGACTGCGCCACAGCCAGGATTATTTCGTTTTGCGATACCGCAAATAATGAAAAGGTGGCGGTTGGTCAGTACAACCATAGATTTATTATCCTGAGCAATCACAACGGGATAAAGAAGAATTTATATTGCGACAGCATATTTTTCCTTCAGAACGAAACGACCATTTCCATCACCGGTAATCCGAGGGGAACGGAACTATGTGCCGATGGAACTCGCAGAAAGATAGTGCAAGGATTTATTATTGACGGACGCGATATACTGCATCCTGGAAGAATCGTGATCGGCAATTCTCCCGACGGAACCGGCTCATGGGAAGGCACGATGAAGAAGATAATGATTTTTAGGGATGCATTCTTACCCGAGGTGGTACCCGGAGGAAAAGGTTGCGCTTCGACCCGCCGGCCGGAAATTCCCGCCTATAGCGAGACCGGCATTGCGTCGTATGATTTTTCTCTGGAAAAGGATTTTCGGGTTGCAAACCTGTTTGGCAAAGGCAATGGATTATTTGTGCCTAAATTTTTTACGCCTTTGAAATTAAATATCCTAACCTTGCCGGATATGGAACATGTATGGGCAAAAGGCTCCCTGCAGGATACGGCCGTAAATTTTTTCGGTTTTATTCCGTTTGGCTTCATCCTGTCGTTGGTTTTGTATTTAAAAAAAAGGGACAGGATATTTGCCACTTTGCTTACCACCGGCATCGGTTTTCTTTTCAGTTTATTCATCGAGTTGGCACAAGTTTATATCCCGACCCGCAGTTCGCAATTAAGCGATTTATTTTTAAACACGGTGGGCGCCCTGGCAGGCGCTTATATCATGGGGGTTATCTTTAAAAACCGGTTGCAAAATGACTAA
- a CDS encoding glycosyltransferase encodes MIRVVHFIDSLRVGGKERQFVELINGMRGKTAIENFIVCMGREDFYRNDISGIQNNIIYLVRKIRWDPLLFFKLYRIIKKIGPDIIHTNAMLTSFYALPVARACGVRLINGSIRNAFTRTGIKWWIEKWLLDRSDIRLANSLAGLQSRGYEPSDRNVVIHNGFDFSRLPAAHPSEEMPFPRQLSSGSVVGMVAEFNYNKDWATYIAAAKVVVGKRNDVVFLAVGDGVTLDECRKLADFQPRMHFMGSRRNIEEIVSRFTIGVLATFKEGISNSIMEYMALGKPVVASDGGGTKELIIDGETGYLVPPRDPVALADKILFLLSHKELAEVMGERGRQRIKKDFSLSSLAEKTIALYERTAKSH; translated from the coding sequence GTGATCAGGGTAGTCCATTTTATCGACAGCCTGCGCGTCGGCGGGAAAGAGCGGCAATTCGTCGAATTGATCAACGGCATGCGAGGCAAGACCGCTATAGAGAATTTTATCGTGTGCATGGGGAGGGAGGACTTCTATCGGAATGATATTTCTGGTATTCAAAACAACATCATCTACCTTGTCAGGAAGATACGGTGGGATCCCCTGCTATTTTTTAAGCTTTACAGGATAATAAAAAAGATCGGTCCCGATATCATTCATACGAACGCGATGCTGACGTCCTTTTATGCGCTGCCGGTCGCGCGGGCGTGCGGAGTCCGACTTATCAACGGATCGATACGCAACGCATTCACCCGCACCGGGATCAAATGGTGGATCGAAAAGTGGCTCCTGGACCGTTCGGATATCCGGCTTGCAAATTCACTTGCCGGCCTTCAAAGCAGAGGATATGAACCGTCAGATAGAAATGTTGTCATCCACAACGGTTTTGATTTTTCCCGGCTGCCTGCAGCGCACCCATCGGAGGAAATGCCATTTCCCAGGCAATTAAGTTCTGGCAGCGTGGTAGGAATGGTGGCGGAATTTAATTATAACAAAGACTGGGCCACTTACATCGCCGCCGCCAAGGTGGTTGTCGGCAAACGGAACGATGTCGTATTTCTTGCCGTCGGCGACGGCGTTACCTTGGACGAATGCAGGAAATTGGCGGATTTCCAGCCGCGCATGCACTTCATGGGCAGTCGGCGGAATATTGAAGAGATAGTGAGCCGGTTCACCATCGGAGTTTTAGCGACGTTCAAGGAAGGTATCTCCAATTCGATCATGGAATACATGGCGCTTGGAAAACCCGTTGTCGCCTCAGACGGCGGCGGAACTAAGGAACTCATTATCGACGGCGAAACCGGCTATCTGGTTCCTCCCCGGGACCCGGTTGCCTTGGCCGACAAGATATTGTTTCTCTTGAGCCATAAAGAACTGGCTGAAGTCATGGGCGAGAGGGGAAGACAAAGGATTAAAAAAGATTTTTCGCTTTCCTCACTCGCTGAGAAAACCATCGCGCTCTATGAAAGAACTGCAAAGTCTCATTAA
- a CDS encoding glycosyltransferase family 4 protein: MPFPCPMNILVVTNMYPHRENPNYGTFIKQQVEGLRALGHSVEVFFIEGYRLRRTYITCIWTIYQKTRAGKFDIVHAHYGLSSITALFRHRTPLVVTYHGSDVLLGFRDPFISKIGSLFADDVIIVSAKMAKRIPGHVIPSGIDMTMFRPYDKREARARLHLPLEKNLVLFPYNPKRPVKRFDLAKQAVDILVKKGINVEMVVLSNVQNEMMPWYYSAVDVTVLSSYSEGSPTAIKESICCNTPVVSTDVGDIRDIIDKIEGTFICRAEPEDFARGIEAAIKRAALVGFNGRPAMKRYDLLTTCSAIVDVYRGVLRKHGRAV; this comes from the coding sequence ATGCCTTTTCCATGCCCCATGAATATCCTCGTCGTCACCAATATGTATCCGCACCGGGAAAATCCAAATTACGGGACGTTTATAAAACAGCAGGTCGAGGGTTTACGCGCTCTCGGGCATTCCGTCGAGGTGTTTTTTATCGAGGGATACCGCTTACGGCGGACGTACATCACCTGCATATGGACCATTTACCAAAAGACAAGAGCAGGCAAGTTCGACATCGTTCACGCTCATTACGGATTGTCGAGCATCACCGCTTTGTTCCGCCATCGGACGCCGCTGGTCGTCACTTACCATGGCAGTGATGTGCTCCTGGGGTTTCGGGATCCGTTCATCAGTAAAATCGGCAGCCTTTTTGCCGACGACGTCATTATCGTATCGGCGAAAATGGCGAAGAGGATTCCGGGCCATGTCATTCCAAGCGGTATTGACATGACTATGTTCAGGCCTTACGACAAACGCGAAGCGCGAGCAAGATTGCACCTTCCGTTAGAAAAAAACCTGGTATTGTTTCCGTATAACCCGAAACGGCCGGTCAAGCGTTTCGACCTAGCGAAACAAGCCGTAGACATTCTCGTTAAAAAAGGGATAAACGTCGAGATGGTCGTGCTTTCTAATGTCCAAAACGAAATGATGCCGTGGTATTATTCGGCGGTGGATGTCACCGTGCTCAGTTCGTATTCGGAAGGCTCGCCGACGGCGATCAAGGAATCGATCTGCTGCAATACGCCGGTGGTATCAACCGATGTCGGGGACATCCGGGACATCATCGACAAGATTGAGGGAACGTTCATCTGCAGGGCCGAACCGGAGGATTTCGCGCGTGGCATCGAAGCCGCAATCAAGAGGGCGGCGCTGGTTGGTTTCAACGGCAGACCTGCAATGAAGCGCTATGATCTCCTGACGACCTGTTCAGCAATTGTTGATGTGTACCGGGGGGTGTTGCGAAAACACGGCAGAGCAGTTTGA